The genomic region ACAACCATGTTTTGAGGGCATGAATCTGGTAGGAATAAAGGGGCAATGTTGTCAATGTCGACTTCTCCATGTGAGtttaaaagaacattaaaacgaaTATGCGCTGGGTACCATCTGCCCTTTGCCTCATCTTATCTACAAACTAAATTAATTACATTTGTATATGTGGAATTTcagacccaaaaaaaaaaaaaaatacaaatttggGCCGTTTTAAGAACTTAAAAAGCATGCCATAACCCATGGCCCTGTCTTTAGAACTGGCGAAGCACAAATGGGTTTAAATTTCTTTTGCCAATTTactcattttctttttaaaaatttggtcatcaaattaaaaaataaataaattaaattttaccatcaatttttgaaaaaagttgaaattatatttttaatgaaaatgctgTCTaagatattaaatatttaaatatgacatgttgcatgataaTTCATATGTACatcattattatatttctattttgaagtttaatatatttttatttttataatttttaaaattatatgttgGTGTGATATATAATGTCATTTTAGCAAGAAGTGTATATAGATTATCACACAAGTTGCTACGCTAACTatgttaaaaatttaatgttttaaatcaatttttatttaaaaataaatctttttaaagattaataaccaaatttaattaaaaaataagaatCAAATGGATAAGAAGGAAAACTAAGTTTATCCTTATGATGGGTTTGAAACAAGTAATATTGTGTCACTTTTATATGACCCTTTTCGTACTTGCATGAATGATGCCTAATATAAGCCATCTCAACTCAGATGGAGGTTCTGCAAATTTATGAAGTCCTGGATCCTTGTTCAACGAAAGTTTCACCATTCACCATTTCAAACAACTCTAATCCTTCTTACCCATGCTTGGTTGCTACAATCATTTCCATTCACTACAGCAAAACTGACTTTTAGCGgactgacttttagcggcgttttttaagtcctttagcggcacttttacAAGCGccacaaaaaacgccgctatagatgacGCCACAAAAGTTtgctaaaaaacgccgctaaaggttatggatttagcggcacttttcttacgaacgccgctaaaagttgcgacctttagcgacgctttttcCATAAACGCTACTAAAAGCCGggacctttagcgacgctttttccacaaacgccgctaaaggtcataaaaattaaaaaaaataaaatattataaaatattgtaaaagtcatgaaaaatataaaaaaaattaaaattcattatcaaaatattgagaagaagaATAATCTATGATATAAATACATATCCCGCCAAACAAAAAGTTTATCAATAACAATCAAACAAAATACCGTACTTATCATACTACACCAGAAATCTAACAAAATACAAATAGAACAAAATAATGATAGAATGCACTCTTTAAGATAAGCAATTAGCTTAAACAAGTCGTCACTACGCATGAATTCAGCTAATCCTGGACCATGCATCCAACAAAAACTCAAACctgagaaaaaaggaaaaaaagttaatgaatgacacatataacatcaaattaataataatatatgcaaTTAACAAGTCAATATTAGCATACATATAACATCAAATTGCACAACTTAATATACTCAATACATTAGCTAAATAACATCACATTGAACAATGAATTTAACACATTCGAATAGATCAATTTTAAGCTCACTAATGGTTAATTTAGCATGTGAACAGTATATAAATGTTTGCATTTACAGCATGGTTTAATCAACTTCAAGCAGGAAATTAAATGCTGCAAATTTCCAGCATTCAAAATCATATATGGACAACATTAATATGACATTTTCGAGCACCTTAAAGACACATTTGGAAAATTTGAAGAACCATTTGAACCACCACATTCGAACATCTTAAAGACAACTAAATTTTGTCTTGTTTTGGACAACCTTAGAGGTCAGCAAGGCATGTATTAAACCACGCCTAACATGTTTATTTCATCATGCTTTGAACAACATTAAACAACCATTAAGCATTATATTAAATCAACTCTTTAACACATTCGAACAACTTAAAATACATCATTCGAATATCATAAATCACAACTTTCAGACACcataaattataacatttaaCACCTAAATTTTCAGCATTTAACACATAAAATGGTTTTCTCTTTATTAAACACTTATACGACCCTCAAAGCCAAAGTATGCACCTGTAAGCCAAAATCAGGCTAGTAAAGAAACCACTTATACGACCCTCAAAGCCACATATGTCAAAGTACATTATCTGATCTCTTTGAATTATGATATGGAAAGATGAATTTTTAATAATGCCACCATAATGCAAGAATTAGAATTTGTTTCGACAAAATTCATTGATCATGTTATTAATCATGTGCCTTTGCATGTACAGGCGTTGCATCTAAAACCTAAAtagtttcaataaaaaatatCACCAAATCCATGGCCTATCCTCAAACAATCTATTATTTAGATACGTAAACAAGTCAAACAGAAAGCAGCTCATGGCAAAGCATTTTCCTGATCCACTATGTTAGTTGTTTTGATCTTTATTTCTTCCCTGAGTTCAATTTTAAACCTCAAAATATCTAAATATATTGATGGTCAGAATGCCTAATATTGCGAACAACCAACACAATAGTCTAATACTAGTTTATCTACTATGAAAAAATACTAAATTATAAGTTACATAGagaacaatttcaattattttcacTTCAGAAATCACCAAAAGAGTTGAACAACCTGCCTAAATTTCATCTGTTAAGGTGGAAAACCTCAGTTACACAAAAGCCTCTCTCAGCCTTTTTGAAATAAATAACCAGCAAAAATTCACACGGCGATAGAAACTAATGCTATTGGAATAATATCttaaaacaaattcaattcaaaatcatTTTGATATTCATTTCGCAGCCAAATATAGcctaatctattaaaataattatacaattAAATTAAGTGCTCAAAATTTCCATACTTTCTTGAGAAACAAACAGATCGTGAAAAATAAAAGTACCTGCTGCTCCGAAAGTGGCTTACATTGCATCAGTTGCGAGATTTGTTCATCGAGATTGAGGGCTGAGTCTGTTGGTGTACCCATTTTTGATAATTAAGTAGCAAGAATAGAAATGATAAAGAAAGGGAGAGACCATTAAGGCTGGTGGTACAAATTTAGCACAAAGGCCGAAAAGGTAAAATAGGAATCCAGAATATCTTTTATCCCTCGAAACCAAATAATGAAATTACATGACAAATGCCTTACTGGTATTTTAACTATAATTAGTACAgtttttatagtaatggattaaAAGTTTAAAGTTGTGATTAAATAGATTGCCAGGTTTAATATGTTCATTTTCTCTACAGTAAAAGTTTCAAATTAGTAATTATAATTTTGAGTAAACAAACTTGCAGTGCATTCAAAGGtgtgtttgataaatgaaattcTAGAGATGAGCATCCCACATATCATACATCACTCTTATCAAATAGAAATGAGTTTCTATTAATAAACAACTATTTTGATGATGCATTTTAGTTAACATTGCATTACTAAACAACTTTGCAGTGCATTAACAAGTGTATTTGACAAATGAAATTCTAGAGGCAAACATCTCACATCACTCTCATCAAATGGAAATGAATTTCCCTGAATAAATGCATTATTAACAagcttaaaaaaatttaaaaaaatgtttCCCATTAGCAAATGGTATCTGAGTATCACAGACAAAAGTTAAACATATCACAGAATATCATGTTCAGCGTTTCAATAAGGATTGTTACTTGCGCCAAATTCAAGGGCACTTTCAATTCAAATCATGTAAGATGGTCTAACTTTACCAAATAGAAGAATCAAGGTCACTGATATCAGGATAGCACCCCAAGCAGTAACCAAGCTATCAAGGAAAATGGGAAGTGCCTGATAAAGGTAACAAAAAAGTTTATAAAATATCAACTAACATTCAGGAATACTAGAAACAGATCATACCATTGAACATATACCTCCATTGTAGCAGCATTGCATAGAAGTAGTGTACTAAGCAACAAATGCTGTTTTCTGACAACAGGCAATATCTTTGCTGTTCCAGCAAGGGAATAAGTTAGCACGGCTAGCATTTAATCTGAATATTTAAGTTCAATATGCAGTATCCATAGGAATATATGACAATAATTTCATCAACTAAATGTAATCTGTAAGTCTACCCTTTAAACTTCACTGACTTTCagcatttcattttttttcatccaCTTGAATCATAAATTTCAATGAAGAAAAACTAAGAACTTCACATCAATCTCGCTTAAAAAgtaaaatattctaacatttaatTCATGATTCCAGTCGATATGTTCTGGTGAATCAAAGCAAAGTAAAGATTACAACTTTTCAAGTACAGATTACGTCATTTATTAATTACCATTGCCAACCCAAAGATACATTATCAacttttttattctttaatttggtTTCCttaattaaaaaagaagaagaagaggaaatgaAGAAATTACCAGCATGTCTACGATCGTTGGGAGTACCAGACATAGCAAGAACCTCAAGGTCAACAAGACTCAAAGTAGGACCCGACATCAAACCCAAACAATTTATGAATAAAGAAATCCGTTCCACAACATTTGTACTCCACCGCCATTCAATTTCACTCCCCCTCCCCAAACAACCTTCCAAATTCAATATTATAAAAAGACCCTTGAGGTTTTATTAGAGAAACAATGAACAGAGGCCAAAACCCTCCTCCATTGTTAAACCCAAATTTGCAAGAGCTTAATATTTTTTGGTTTTGCCGGCAAAACCGCGTATTTATACAGTTGGAGAGTGACGTGTGGGTAATATCTTTGTGCTTTTGGATTGGAGCTGGAAGTATGAAACTGTATCTGCAGTGTCTAATTTAAACCTCTCTGCTTTTCTTCCTTGCAGTGCTGCTGTGCCTGTTTCGTCGACCAGAGGGCAATCAAATCAACCTGCTAAACAAACATCAAAAGGCaacaaaaaaaatctaaaaaccaataaaaataatACATTACTTTTTTGTCTGGCAAGTCTTTGCGAGATGATTTGAACACTTTTTTCACCGTCGAGAACCATCcactcccttttctttcccatcgCCGGTCAAAAAAATAGAAGTTTCTAAAACAGATACAAAAAAATGATGCAAGAAATGCATTTTTAAAACAGATACAAAAAATAGAAGTTTCTAAAACAGATTTGAACTTAGACTTACTAGATTTCGGCGAAAATCAAAGGGATGGAGATTTAGAGAAAGAGATTTAGAGATGGAGATTTAGAGAAGCAAGAAATGCAGTGAGAGAGATGCTGAGGATTACAGATCAGTATGGCGACACGGAAATGGTGGAAGGATTTTGATTTGGGGATTTCGATTTGGGGGAAAAATTAGATATGTTTTGGGGATACCCATTTTAGGGGGAGATTTTAGGGGGAAATTTTAGAGGTTCCAATGGGTAAAATTTGGGGATAAAATTAATAAGGGATTCCGGGGTTATGGTTTAGGAGAAATAAAATAGGTTTTTAGTAGAGTAAAACGGCGTAGTTTTGTTTcaagtaaaataattttttgtggcgtttttcataaaaacgccactattgttTATTTTTTGCGACGTTTTTAAAAAAAGccataaaatatcattttatttattttgcttaAAATCCTTTGTTTTGTCTAGTGAAAATTATTAGtcaaatgattttataaaatatttattattactattttttaaattggatttttataaaaaagactaaaatttttattaaatggtTGTAAATAATTATTAAGTTAGAATTATCTAATATAAGCAATCAATCTCTCAcatatcaaattttattaaaaattgaggcgttaatcatgattttatattattctttttCGATCTAATATCTATCTCATTAGAGATATTTCTTCctaactaaaatataattaacTGTTTTGCGGATGTTCGACGTGGAATGATTTTAATTTTggtatttcattttatttgttataatttggtcctatccaaaatagatagttacctatccatatcgatatgttaatttttttatcaatgtttttttaaatctaatatttaaatatttaaatatatcaaatggtctagattaaatattttaaatataaaaatattaattgattgtataaaattttatcatttaacaaatctcaagtaaactttaaaccctaaattATATGACATaaatccttaaaccctaaactttgtcataacTATAGAAGCTAACACCGAAACCTTAAAGTTAAACTTACATCGCAATATAGTTTATATTAAAAACTTCGAGATTAATCACTTATATcagtataaaatttattattttttaataaatagaaTATGAATGATTTGGGGGATTTAGGCCTAAACCCCTAACCCTTTGAACCATAAACCCCAACCCTTGAACCATAAATCAtaaatcataatccctaaacccataatccataatccataaaccttaaaatagtaactcttaaaccttaaaccttaagcCATATAcctaaatcataaaccctaaactataatgataattaattcaatattttaaaattaatattatctcttttacgattatataagaaattatttaatatataaattaaaatataattagtcatatacccaaaaataaatattcaattaaacataaattatattttaattaatataaataatgctatggtttttagcggcgttttacaaaAAGCGCCGTAATGctttggtttttagcggcgttttaccagaagcgccgctaatgctctggtttttagcggcgttttaccagaaacgccgctaatgctctggtttttagctaatgctctggtttttagcggcgtttttggtaaaacgccgctattgctctgtgttttataatttttgcggcgttttttgataaaacgccgctaaaaacgccgcaaaagccctattttcctgtagtgatcTAACTGTATCATTTGCACTACATACATATTGTCACACTCCACAAGCGAAACATAACCCATCAAGAATTGTCCACAATTCGACATTATTTAGTAGTAGAACCCATATGAATGGGGTTTGTTCCAAACACCATACTTCATGGAAGGTTTGCTATCTATCAATCATCTGTCTGTTAAAATTGTTGGACAAAACACGTTGGCgaacaaatatataaatataaataaacaaatatttaagtataaaataaaataaattgaataatttatatttaattcatCAGATACGAAAAACCAATAAATAACATAACGAAAACCAAAAATCGAAAAGAAGAATCGAGTTTTACTGGATGTTAAGACATGTTTTACACAGTTTCCTTAAGACAAATTCGACCACTCCTACGGTACTTGGAGAAACGTTGGTCAACTGTCTCCTAGGATACAACAACATGATGATCGAAGCAGTAGCACCTCTACAGTGATTAACGAACAAACATTGCCTTTTTCTATCACCGAAACATTGGAAAATGTGGAGAGGAAAAAAGAAGAATTTTGGAGAGTAAATTAAACTCGGTGTAAGAGAGTGCAATTGTCCAAAAAATTTTGAAGAATTCTTAGGCTTTTATAGGCACTCAATATAGAGGAATTTTGGAAATATCCATGAATAAGGATACAAAATCTGCATTAAAGTAGCAATTAAATCAAATtgattaaaatcaaatcaaattgattagaataaaataaaatcagaatatatgtcattttaaattagattttgtatattttctaaaaaaaaataaatttcttGTTGGGCTAAAATATCCGTAGACCCATTTTGGGCCTCACCGATCCGGACATTTCGTGTTGCCCACGTTATACAAGTGCGCCCCAACCTCGATGGGTTTGGATCTGCACCGCCTGCGCGCGAGATAGGGTTACAAGCTTAGTTATTCAACCACCTTTCAAGTGGGTTCtcaaatatatacacatctcacacttggtatttaaccaatgtgggatctaagcttttcttttctttaacaaaTATTCATAAGTAGCTTATTTTgggcatcaatttctcattcatcactcaaccattttgagcatatgacaTACCGTTATAAAGGTATCATGGAgtagaatataaaaccataattttatgattggAATCATCACCTTTACCAATCAAGAATATGCCTCAAAACTtccaaaaaattacaatttttccaacAATCCCCCACATGAATGAAAATTGATAGTTTTAACGGAAAACATTGACTCGATGTGGTGATAGAATCTACGATTAATAGTTGTATAGGATAGGTAGACATCCACCATTGAACCTTCCATTGTGAAAGTATATTTACTTTACTAAATGACCAGTAGACGTGATGTCCTTGAACTGTTCTGCCGTTTGTGTAAACGATGATATACCTCACACAACTACCTTTCTGGTAAGGTTTTAGTTCTCATAGGTACGTTCATATAGTCGTGAACATCTCCTGATTTTGCAAGAGTTTGAGAGAACTATGCCCCAATAGTCTCCTTGAAGCGGCCCCACTTCACTCTCACATAGGTAACTTATGTTGTTCGGCTCACTGAAACACATAATGGTCATTAAAAGCATTACTTAACCTATCCCATTTTTAGTCACTGTTTACATCATAAGGACGGATTTGGGATAAGTACCCCCACAGTGACCTCACAAGGTCTATGCAA from Gossypium arboreum isolate Shixiya-1 chromosome 1, ASM2569848v2, whole genome shotgun sequence harbors:
- the LOC108467228 gene encoding DUF21 domain-containing protein At2g14520-like, which encodes MSGPTLSLVDLEVLAMSGTPNDRRHAAKILPVVRKQHLLLSTLLLCNAATMEALPIFLDSLVTAWGAILISVTLILLFDSALNLDEQISQLMQCKPLSEQQV